A single window of Bufo gargarizans isolate SCDJY-AF-19 unplaced genomic scaffold, ASM1485885v1 original_scaffold_986_pilon, whole genome shotgun sequence DNA harbors:
- the LOC122924280 gene encoding uncharacterized protein LOC122924280, whose translation MTVFVSVSNQHLWVHISVSVQQKVKGKCEGPLLCRGSARAQYCAGEEQGPTTVQGKCEGPLLCRGSARAHYCAGEVRGPSTAQGKREGPLLRRGSARAHYCAGEVRGPITVQGKCEGPLLCRGSARAHYSAGEVRGPTTVQGRSRGPLLCRGSARAHYCAGEVRGPTTVQGKCEGPLLCRGSARAHYCAGEVRGPSTVQGRSRGPLQCRGSARAHYCAGEVRGPTTVQGKCEGPLLCRGSARAHYCAGEVRGPSTVQGRSRGPLQCRGSARAHYSAGEVRGPTTVQGKCEGPLLCRGRARAHYCAGEVRGPTTVQGKCEGPLLCRGGARAHYCAGEVRGPTTVQGKCEGPLQCRGSARAHYCAGEVRGPTTVQGKREGPLLCRGSARAHYCAGEVRGPTTVQGKREGPLLRRGSARAHYCAGEERGPTTVQGKCEGPLLCRGSARAHYSAGEVRGPTTVQGKCEGPLLCRGSARAHYCAGEVRGPTTVQGKCEGPLLCRGRARAHYCAGEVRGPTTVQGKCEGPLLCRRSARAQYCAGEEQGPTTVQGKCEGPLQCRGSARAHYSAGEVRGPTTVQGKCEGPVLCRGSARAHYCAGEERGPTTVQGKREGPLLRRGSARAHYCAGEARGPTTVQGKLEGPLLCRGSARAHYCAGEERGPTTVQGKREGPLLCRGSARAHYCAGEARGPTTAQGKREGPLLRRGSARAHYCAGEARGPTTAQGKCEGPLLCRGSARAQYCAGEVRGPTTVQGKSEGPLLRRGSARAHYCAGEARGPTTAQGKLEGPLLRRGSSRAHYCAGEARGPTTVQGKSEGPLLCRGSARAHYCAGEARGPTTAQGKREGPLLRRGSARAHYCAGEARGPTTAQGKREGPLLCRGSARAHYCAGEARGPTTVQGKCEGPLLCRGSARAHYCAGEVRGPTTVQGKCEGPLLCRGSARAHYCAGEVRGPTTVQGRSEGPLWCRRRARAHYSAGEEGGPTTVNRMSEGPLQ comes from the exons atgaccgtatttgtaTCCGTGTCCAATCAACATCTATGGGTCCACATCTCTGTGTCTGTTCAGCAAAAAGTGAAG GGGAAGTGCGAGGGCCCACTACTGTGCAGGGGAAGTGCGAGGGCCCAGTACTGTGCAGGGGAGGAGCAGGGGCCCACTACAGTGCAGGGGAAGTGCGAGGGCCCACTACTGTGCAGGGGAAGTGCGAGGGCCCACTACTGTGCAGGGGAAGTGCGAGGGCCCAGTACTGCGCAGGGGAAGCGCGAGGGCCCACTACTGCGCAGGGGAAGTGCGAGGGCCCACTACTGCGCAGGGGAAGTGCGAGGGCCCATTACAGTGCAGGGGAAGTGCGAGGGCCCACTACTGTGCAGGGGAAGTGCGAGGGCCCATTACAGTGCAGGGGAAGTGCGAGGGCCCACTACAGTGCAGGGGAGGAGCAGGGGCCCACTACTGTGCAGGGGAAGTGCGAGGGCCCACTACTGTGCAGGGGAAGTGCGAGGGCCCACTACTGTGCAGGGGAAGTGCGAGGGCCCACTACTGTGCAGGGGAAGTGCGAGGGCCCACTACTGTGCAGGGGAAGTGCGAGGGCCCAGTACTGTGCAGGGGAGGAGCAGGGGCCCACTACAGTGCAGGGGAAGTGCGAGGGCCCACTACTGTGCAGGGGAAGTGCGAGGGCCCACTACTGTGCAGGGGAAGTGCGAGGGCCCACTACTGTGCAGGGGAAGTGCGAGGGCCCACTACTGTGCAGGGGAAGTGCGAGGCCCCAGTACTGTGCAGGGGAGGAGCAGGGGCCCACTACAGTGCAGGGGAAGTGCGAGGGCCCACTACAGTGCAGGGGAAGTGCGAGGGCCCACTACAGTGCAGGGGAAGTGCGAGGGCCCACTACTGTGCAGGGGAAGAGCGAGGGCCCACTACTGTGCAGGGGAAGTGCGAGGGCCCACTACAGTGCAGGGGAAGTGCGAGGGCCCACTACTGTGCAGGGGAGGAGCGAGGGCCCACTACTGTGCAGGGGAAGTGCGAGGGCCCACTACAGTGCAGGGGAAGTGCGAGGGCCCACTACAGTGCAGGGGAAGTGCGAGGGCCCACTACTGTGCAGGGGAAGTGCGAGGGCCCACTACTGTGCAGGGGAAGCGCGAGGGCCCACTACTGTGCAGGGGAAGCGCGAGGGCCCACTACTGTGCAGGGGAAGTGCGAGGGCCCACTACTGTGCAGGGGAAGCGCGAGGGCCCACTACTGCGCAGGGGAAGTGCGAGGGCCCACTACTGTGCAGGGGAGGAGCGAGGGCCCACTACTGTGCAGGGGAAGTGCGAGGGCCCACTACTGTGCAGGGGAAGTGCGAGGGCCCACTACAGTGCAGGGGAAGTGCGAGGGCCCACTACTGTGCAGGGGAAGTGCGAGGGCCCACTACTGTGCAGGGGAAGTGCGAGGGCCCACTACTGTGCAGGGGAAGTGCGAGGGCCCACTACTGTGCAGGGGAAGTGCGAGGGCCCACTACTGTGCAGGGGAAGAGCGAGGGCCCACTACTGTGCAGGGGAAGTGCGAGGGCCCACTACTGTGCAGGGGAAGTGCGAGGGCCCACTACTGTGCAGGAGAAGTGCGAGGGCCCAGTACTGTGCAGGGGAGGAGCAGGGGCCCACTACAGTGCAGGGGAAGTGCGAGGGCCCACTACAGTGCAGGGGAAGTGCGAGGGCCCACTACAGTGCAGGGGAAGTGCGAGGGCCCACTACTGTGCAGGGGAAGTGCGAGGGCCCAGTACTGTGCAGGGGAAGTGCGAGGGCCCACTACTGTGCAGGGGAAGAGCGAGGGCCCACTACTGTGCAGGGGAAGCGCGAGGGCCCACTACTGCGCAGGGGAAGCGCGAGGGCCCACTACTGCGCAGGGGAAGCTCGAGGGCCCACTACTGTGCAGGGGAAGCTCGAGGGCCCACTACTGTGCAGGGGAAGCGCGAGGGCCCACTACTGTGCAGGGGAAGAGCGAGGGCCCACTACTGTGCAGGGGAAGCGCGAGGGCCCACTACTGTGCAGGGGAAGCGCGAGGGCCCACTACTGTGCAGGGGAAGCTCGAGGGCCCACTACTGCGCAGGGGAAGCGCGAGGGCCCACTACTGCGCAGGGGAAGCGCGAGGGCCCACTACTGCGCAGGGGAAGCGCGAGGGCCCACTACTGCGCAGGGGAAGTGCGAGGGCCCACTACTGTGCAGGGGAAGTGCGAGGGCCCAGTACTGTGCAGGGGAAGTGCGAGGGCCCACTACTGTGCAGGGGAAGAGCGAGGGCCCACTACTGCGCAGGGGAAGCGCGAGGGCCCACTACTGCGCAGGGGAAGCGCGAGGGCCCACTACTGCGCAGGGGAAGCTCGAGGGCCCACTACTGCGCAGGGGAAGCTCGAGGGCCCACTACTGTGCAGGGGAAGCGCGAGGGCCCACTACTGTGCAGGGGAAGAGCGAGGGCCCACTACTGTGCAGGGGAAGCGCGAGGGCCCACTACTGCGCAGGGGAAGCGCGAGGGCCCACTACTGCGCAGGGGAAGCGCGAGGGCCCACTACTGCGCAGGGGAAGCGCGAGGGCCCACTACTGCGCAGGGGAAGCGCGAGGGCCCACTACTGCGCAGGGGAAGCGCGAGGGCCCACTACTGTGCAGGGGAAGCGCGAGGGCCCACTACTGTGCAGGGGAAGCGCGAGGGCCCACTACTGTGCAGGGGAAGTGCGAGGGCCCACTACTGTGCAGGGGAAGTGCGAGGGCCCACTACTGTGCAGGGGAAGTGCGAGGGCCCACTACTGTGCAGGGGAAGTGCGAGGGCCCACTACTGTGCAGGGGAAGTGCGAGGGCCCACTACTGTGCAGGGGAAGTGCGAGGGCCCACTACTGTGCAGGGGAGGAGCGAGGGCCCATTATGGTGCAGGAGAagagccagggcccactacagtGCAGGGGAGGAGGGAGGGCCCACTACAGTGAACAGGATGAGTGAGGGCCCACTACAGTGA
- the LOC122924281 gene encoding uncharacterized protein LOC122924281: MTTVKPEEKPLWSTRRSGATSTGKIGCRFHREDRVPLPPGRSGAASTGKIGCRFHREDRVILLSGAASIGKIGCPFHREDLVILLSGAASIGKIGCRFHREDLVILLSGTASIGKIGCRFHREDLVILLSGAASTGKIGCRFHREDRVILLSGAASIGKIGCPFHREDLVILLSGAASIGKIGCRFHREDLVILLSGAASIGKIGCRFHREDRVILLSGAASIGKIGCRFHREDLVILYSGAASIGKIGCRFHWEDRVPLPPGRSGDTFIGCRFHREDRVPLPSGRSGAASIGKIGCRFHREDRVILLSGAASIGKIGCRFHREDRVPLPPGRSGAASTGKIGCRFHREDRVPLPPGRSGAASTGKIG; the protein is encoded by the exons ATGACAACCGTGAAACCAGAGGAAAAACCACTGTGGTCCACCAGAAGATCGGGTGCCACTTCCACCGGGAAGATCGGGTGCCGCTTCCACCGGGAAGATCGGGTGCCGCTTCCACCGGGAAGATCGGGTGCCGCTTCCACCGGGAAGATCGG GTGCCGCTTCCACCGGGAAGATCGGGTGATACTTTTATCGGGTGCCGCTTCCATCGGGAAGATCGGGTGCCCCTTCCACCGGGAAGATCTGGTGATACTTTTATCGGGTGCCGCTTCCATCGGGAAGATCGGGTGCCGCTTCCACCGGGAAGATCTGGTGATACTTTTATCGGGTACCGCTTCCATCGGGAAGATCGGGTGCCGCTTCCACCGGGAAGATCTGGTGATACTTTTATCGGGTGCCGCTTCCACCGGGAAGATTGGGTGCCGCTTCCACCGGGAAGATCGGGTGATACTTTTATCGGGTGCCGCTTCCATCGGGAAGATCGGGTGCCCCTTCCACCGGGAAGATCTGGTGATACTTTTATCGGGTGCCGCTTCCATCGGGAAGATCGGGTGCCGCTTCCACCGGGAAGATCTGGTGATACTTTTATCGGGTGCCGCTTCCATCGGGAAGATCGGGTGCCGCTTCCACCGGGAAGATCGGGTGATACTTTTATCGGGTGCCGCTTCCATCGGGAAGATCGGGTGCCGCTTCCACCGGGAAGATCTGGTGATACTTTATTCCGGTGCCGCTTCCATCGGAAAGATCGGGTGCCGCTTCCATTGGGAAGATCGGGTGCCGCTTCCACCGGGAAGATCTGGTGATACTTTTATCGGGTGCCGCTTCCATCGGGAAGATCGGGTTCCGCTTCCATCGGGAAGATCGGGTGCCGCTTCCATCGGGAAGATCGGGTGCCGCTTCCACCGGGAAGATCGGGTGATACTTTTATCGGGTGCCGCTTCCATCGGGAAGATCGGGTGCCGATTCCACCGGGAAGATCGGGTGCCACTTCCACCGGGAAGATCGGGTGCCGCTTCCACCGGGAAGATCGGGTGCCGCTTCCACCGGGAAGATCGGGTGCCGCTTCCACCGGGAAGATCGGGTGCCGCTTCCACCGGGAAGATCGGGTGA